In Kitasatospora sp. NBC_00240, the following are encoded in one genomic region:
- a CDS encoding TetR/AcrR family transcriptional regulator produces MTDTNPAAAATPRRRDAEGSRRALLDAARALFGERGFERTTVREIGEQAGVDPALIARYFGSKAALYVAALHSDNDPEGPFTDLLAPGRLDEVLAKVDRMGPSPVLQAAVRPHDDQVVQRAARTALATRLTDPLEQRLERSGTDRARLRAELAVAAVAGIALARSAGAFDTLGAAPHAEVAALTTRMLDALADR; encoded by the coding sequence ATGACGGACACCAACCCTGCGGCGGCGGCCACGCCCCGCCGCCGGGACGCCGAGGGCAGCCGCCGGGCGCTGCTGGACGCCGCGCGGGCCCTGTTCGGCGAGCGGGGCTTCGAGCGGACCACCGTCCGGGAGATCGGCGAGCAGGCCGGGGTGGACCCGGCCCTGATCGCGCGCTACTTCGGCAGCAAGGCGGCCCTCTACGTGGCCGCGCTGCACAGTGACAACGACCCCGAGGGGCCGTTCACCGACCTCCTCGCCCCCGGCCGGCTGGACGAGGTGCTCGCCAAGGTCGACCGGATGGGCCCCAGCCCCGTACTGCAGGCCGCCGTCCGCCCGCACGACGACCAGGTCGTCCAGCGGGCCGCCCGGACGGCGCTGGCCACCCGGCTCACCGACCCGCTGGAGCAGCGGCTGGAACGCTCCGGCACCGACCGGGCCCGGCTCCGCGCCGAACTCGCGGTCGCGGCGGTCGCCGGCATCGCGCTGGCCCGGTCGGCCGGCGCCTTCGACACCCTCGGCGCCGCACCGCACGCCGAGGTGGCGGCACTGACGACGAGGATGCTCGACGCCCTGGCCGACCGGTGA
- the zapE gene encoding cell division protein ZapE codes for MATPDQVPNPAGDRAATAVPPFALTDRRPVVPAERLVAEMVPPPRFSDVSFGSYLPDRTQPSQYEAVQVLEEFAAGLNHASTAPKRSWFRRTAPVPAGPSGVYLDGGYGVGKTHLLASLWHATPGPKAFGTFVELTNLVGALGFQQAVGTLSGHRLLCIDEFELDDPGDTVLVSTLLGRLVENGVKLAATSNTLPDKLGEGRFAATDFLREIQGLAAHFRPLRIDGQDYRHRGLPEAPPPYTDEAVEAAAGRTAGASLDSFDDLLKHLSAVHPSRYGALLDDVQAVFLRGVKPVEDQSTALRLVVLADRMYDRELPVTASGVPFDQVFSEEMLRGGYRKKYLRAVSRLVALARDSAKVG; via the coding sequence ATAGCGACCCCGGACCAGGTCCCGAACCCGGCCGGCGACCGCGCCGCGACCGCCGTGCCCCCGTTCGCGCTGACCGACCGCCGCCCGGTGGTGCCCGCCGAGCGGCTGGTCGCCGAGATGGTCCCGCCGCCGCGCTTCTCCGACGTCAGCTTCGGCAGCTACCTGCCGGACCGGACCCAGCCCAGCCAGTACGAGGCCGTGCAGGTCCTGGAGGAGTTCGCGGCCGGCCTCAACCACGCGAGCACCGCGCCGAAGCGCAGCTGGTTCCGCCGCACCGCCCCGGTGCCCGCCGGCCCGTCCGGGGTCTACCTCGACGGCGGCTACGGCGTCGGCAAGACCCACCTGCTGGCCTCGCTCTGGCACGCCACCCCCGGCCCCAAGGCCTTCGGCACCTTCGTCGAGCTCACCAACCTGGTCGGCGCGCTCGGCTTCCAGCAGGCCGTCGGGACGCTCTCCGGGCACCGGCTGCTCTGCATCGACGAGTTCGAACTGGACGACCCGGGCGACACCGTGCTGGTCTCCACCCTGCTCGGCCGGCTGGTCGAGAACGGCGTCAAGCTCGCCGCGACCTCCAACACCCTCCCCGACAAGCTCGGCGAGGGCCGGTTCGCCGCCACCGACTTCCTGCGCGAAATCCAGGGCCTGGCCGCGCACTTCCGCCCGCTGCGGATCGACGGCCAGGACTACCGCCACCGCGGCCTGCCCGAGGCCCCGCCGCCGTACACCGACGAGGCCGTCGAGGCCGCCGCCGGCCGGACCGCCGGCGCCTCGCTGGACAGCTTCGACGACCTGCTGAAGCACCTCTCGGCGGTCCACCCCAGCCGCTACGGCGCGCTGCTGGACGACGTCCAGGCGGTCTTCCTGCGCGGGGTGAAGCCGGTCGAGGACCAGTCCACGGCGCTGCGGCTGGTCGTCCTCGCGGACCGGATGTACGACCGGGAGCTGCCGGTCACCGCCTCCGGCGTCCCGTTCGACCAGGTGTTCTCCGAGGAGATGCTGCGCGGCGGCTACCGCAAGAAGTACCTGCGCGCCGTCTCCCGCCTGGTCGCGCTGGCCCGCGACAGCGCCAAGGTGGGGTAG
- a CDS encoding pyrimidine reductase family protein, protein MQQLISPLPRPEPGAAPPDPASLESLAAVYAYPDQVNHGRPWLRANMVAGLDGGARLEGLSEGLSGDADKRIFGVLRALSDVVLVGAQTVRAEGYRPARARAEFGAARQAAGQAPAPVIAIVSRSLELDLAAPLFTEPLVRTVVITTEDAPAGARAAVAEVADLVLAGRGSVDLQAAVAALAARGWTRLLTEGGPRLLGQLAADGLLDELCLSVAPLITGGDAPRIVHGAQMPDVQRMRLVSLIEQKGFLFTRYLRPQAW, encoded by the coding sequence ATGCAGCAGCTGATCTCTCCCCTGCCCCGGCCCGAGCCGGGTGCCGCGCCACCCGATCCGGCGTCGCTGGAGTCGCTCGCGGCCGTCTACGCGTACCCCGACCAGGTGAATCACGGCCGGCCGTGGCTGCGCGCCAACATGGTGGCCGGTCTGGACGGCGGCGCGCGCCTGGAGGGACTCTCGGAGGGCCTGTCGGGAGACGCCGACAAGCGGATCTTCGGGGTGCTGCGGGCGCTCTCGGACGTGGTCCTGGTGGGCGCGCAGACCGTCCGGGCCGAGGGGTACCGGCCGGCCCGGGCCCGGGCCGAGTTCGGGGCCGCCCGGCAGGCGGCGGGGCAGGCGCCGGCGCCGGTGATCGCGATCGTCAGCCGCTCGCTGGAGCTGGACCTGGCGGCGCCGCTGTTCACCGAGCCGCTGGTCAGGACGGTGGTGATCACCACCGAGGACGCCCCGGCCGGGGCTCGGGCGGCGGTCGCGGAGGTGGCCGACCTGGTGCTCGCGGGCCGGGGCTCGGTGGACCTGCAGGCGGCCGTCGCGGCGCTGGCCGCGCGGGGCTGGACCAGGCTGCTGACCGAGGGCGGCCCGCGGTTGCTGGGGCAGCTGGCGGCGGACGGCCTGCTGGACGAGCTGTGCCTCTCGGTGGCGCCGCTGATCACCGGCGGCGACGCGCCGCGCATAGTCCACGGCGCGCAAATGCCGGACGTGCAGCGGATGCGACTGGTGTCATTGATCGAGCAGAAAGGTTTCCTCTTCACCCGTTACCTGCGTCCGCAGGCCTGGTGA
- a CDS encoding indole-3-glycerol phosphate synthase, whose translation MFKTVLMIEKALSDADVELVTTLHSEEKVSFIVLMQPRGKQDELLRALDDVALGHLDKVVHEHDESDTTPTLASESLEHSLRHLREAGADATGELVEDKPLDRLRSVVEANTADEVVVLTSPHFVEEFFHRDWASQARHKVGVPVLRLFASDS comes from the coding sequence GTGTTCAAAACCGTACTGATGATCGAGAAGGCACTCTCCGATGCCGATGTGGAACTCGTCACCACGCTCCACAGCGAGGAGAAGGTCTCCTTCATCGTCCTGATGCAGCCACGCGGCAAGCAGGACGAGCTGCTCCGCGCGCTCGACGACGTGGCGCTGGGACACCTGGACAAGGTGGTGCACGAGCACGACGAGTCGGACACCACCCCCACCCTCGCCAGTGAGTCGCTGGAGCACAGCCTGCGCCACCTGCGCGAGGCCGGCGCCGACGCCACCGGCGAACTCGTCGAGGACAAACCCCTGGACCGCCTGCGCTCGGTGGTCGAGGCGAACACGGCGGACGAGGTGGTGGTCCTGACCTCCCCGCACTTCGTCGAGGAGTTCTTCCACCGCGACTGGGCCTCCCAGGCCCGGCACAAGGTGGGTGTCCCGGTCCTGCGACTGTTCGCCAGCGACTCCTGA
- the murC gene encoding UDP-N-acetylmuramate--L-alanine ligase: MNDAAHDLHAPHFIGIGGAGMSGLAKILAVRGAQVSGSDSKESETVLALRALGAQVHVGHAAQNVPAGVSSVVVSSAIREDNPELAVARERGVPVVHRSDALAALMGGRRALAVAGTHGKTTTTSMLAVSLAELGLDPSYAIGGDLDAPGSNAHHGTGEIFVAEADESDRSFHKYAPEVAIVLNVELDHHANYASIEEIYESFETFAGRITPGGTLVISADHAGARELTSRLAGQGGLNIVTVGAAEDATVRVLSVAARGMTSEVTVLLDGAELTFTVSVPGRHYAHNAVAALAAGAALGVPATDLAKALGAYTGVRRRLQLKGEAAGVQVIDSYAHHPTEMTADLEAVREGLDGQGRILVVFQPHLFSRTQQLAEEMGQALALADSSVVLDIYPAREDPIPGVTSELIIDAARRADARVTAEHVFDAAPAVLAGLARPGDLVLTMGAGDVTNLGPEILKHLANVATNA; the protein is encoded by the coding sequence TTGAACGACGCCGCGCACGACCTGCACGCCCCGCACTTCATCGGCATCGGCGGGGCCGGCATGTCCGGACTGGCGAAGATCCTCGCCGTCCGTGGCGCCCAGGTCTCCGGCAGCGACTCCAAGGAGTCCGAGACCGTCCTCGCCCTGCGCGCCCTCGGCGCCCAGGTGCACGTCGGCCACGCCGCCCAGAACGTCCCCGCCGGCGTCAGCAGCGTCGTCGTCTCCAGCGCCATCCGCGAGGACAACCCCGAACTGGCCGTCGCCCGCGAACGCGGCGTCCCGGTGGTGCACCGCTCCGACGCCCTCGCCGCCCTGATGGGCGGCCGCCGCGCGCTCGCCGTCGCGGGCACCCACGGCAAGACCACCACCACCAGCATGCTCGCCGTCAGCCTCGCCGAGCTGGGCCTGGACCCCTCGTACGCCATCGGCGGCGACCTCGACGCCCCCGGCAGCAACGCCCACCACGGCACCGGCGAGATCTTCGTCGCCGAGGCCGACGAGAGCGACCGCAGCTTCCACAAGTACGCCCCCGAGGTCGCCATCGTCCTCAACGTGGAGCTCGACCACCACGCGAACTACGCCTCGATCGAAGAGATCTACGAGTCCTTCGAGACCTTCGCCGGGCGGATCACCCCCGGCGGCACCCTGGTGATCTCCGCCGACCACGCCGGCGCCCGCGAACTCACCTCTCGGCTGGCCGGCCAGGGCGGCCTGAACATCGTCACCGTCGGCGCCGCCGAGGACGCCACCGTCCGGGTCCTCTCCGTCGCCGCCCGGGGCATGACCAGCGAGGTCACCGTCCTGCTCGACGGCGCCGAGCTCACCTTCACGGTGTCCGTGCCCGGCCGCCACTACGCCCACAACGCCGTCGCCGCACTGGCCGCCGGCGCCGCCCTCGGCGTCCCCGCCACCGACCTCGCCAAGGCACTGGGCGCCTACACCGGCGTCCGCCGCCGCCTCCAGCTCAAGGGCGAGGCCGCAGGCGTCCAGGTGATCGACTCCTACGCCCACCACCCGACCGAGATGACGGCCGACCTCGAAGCCGTCCGGGAGGGCCTGGACGGCCAGGGCCGGATCCTGGTGGTCTTCCAGCCCCACCTGTTCAGCCGCACCCAGCAGCTCGCCGAGGAGATGGGCCAGGCCCTCGCGCTCGCCGACAGCTCCGTCGTCCTGGACATCTACCCCGCCCGTGAGGACCCGATCCCCGGCGTCACCAGCGAACTGATCATCGACGCGGCCCGCCGCGCCGACGCCCGGGTCACCGCCGAGCACGTCTTCGACGCCGCCCCCGCCGTGCTCGCCGGCCTCGCCCGGCCCGGCGACCTGGTGCTCACCATGGGCGCCGGCGACGTCACCAACCTCGGCCCGGAAATCTTGAAGCACCTCGCGAACGTTGCAACCAACGCCTGA
- the msrB gene encoding peptide-methionine (R)-S-oxide reductase MsrB, with amino-acid sequence MSKKIEKTDAEWREQLSPEEYHVLREAGTERPFVGEYTDTKTVGVYGCRACGAELFSSETKFDSHCGWPSYYAPLAEDRVQYIEDTTLGMRRVEVRCATCGGHLGHVFEGEGYGTPTDQRYCINSISLTLKPAED; translated from the coding sequence GTGAGCAAGAAGATCGAGAAGACCGACGCCGAGTGGCGCGAGCAGCTCAGCCCCGAGGAGTACCACGTGCTCCGCGAGGCCGGGACGGAGCGCCCGTTCGTCGGCGAGTACACCGACACCAAGACCGTCGGCGTCTACGGCTGTCGCGCCTGCGGCGCCGAACTCTTCAGCTCGGAGACCAAGTTCGACAGCCACTGCGGCTGGCCGTCGTACTACGCCCCGCTCGCCGAGGACCGGGTCCAGTACATCGAGGACACCACCCTCGGCATGCGGCGCGTCGAAGTCCGCTGCGCCACCTGCGGCGGCCACCTCGGCCACGTCTTCGAGGGCGAGGGCTACGGGACGCCCACCGACCAGCGGTACTGCATCAACAGCATCTCGCTGACACTGAAGCCGGCCGAGGACTGA
- a CDS encoding peptidoglycan-binding domain-containing protein, with amino-acid sequence MQHLMNDPSRQYGQPTVDEDGVRGPKTFEAVKKFQNRFWATSSNGADGIVGPTTGEYPLSYGGEYHGRGTYCFWYVPSPDATFTPVASTHLD; translated from the coding sequence GTGCAGCACCTGATGAACGACCCGTCCCGGCAGTACGGCCAGCCCACGGTCGACGAGGACGGGGTCCGGGGGCCGAAGACCTTCGAGGCGGTGAAGAAGTTCCAGAACCGGTTCTGGGCCACCTCCTCGAACGGGGCGGACGGGATCGTGGGGCCGACCACCGGCGAGTACCCGCTCTCCTACGGCGGCGAGTACCACGGTCGCGGCACCTACTGCTTCTGGTACGTCCCGTCGCCGGACGCCACCTTCACGCCGGTGGCGAGCACCCACCTCGACTGA
- a CDS encoding MOSC domain-containing protein has product MTDTAVGTVGALRRYPVKSMLGERIPATEVTDRGLAGDRRLALLDRGTGKVASAKTPRLWRSLLTCAAALAGPAARITGPAGETLLSTDAGVDDALSAIVGRPVILTDRPPDGAELDRSRPDEVLAQGLDAEVAADVVRFGSASPPGTFFDFAPVHLLTTATLDRLAALSPRGVAEVERYRPNLVIDTPGTGFVEQQWVGRELRIGDRLVLRVVASTPRCAVPTLAHGDLPRDADALRTPAVHNRVPALPGRPPEPCVGVYAQVLRPGPVREGDTVRF; this is encoded by the coding sequence GTGACGGACACCGCGGTGGGCACGGTCGGCGCCCTGCGGCGCTACCCCGTCAAGTCGATGCTCGGGGAGCGGATCCCCGCCACGGAGGTGACCGACCGCGGGCTCGCGGGTGACCGGCGCCTCGCCCTGCTCGATCGGGGGACCGGCAAGGTCGCCAGCGCGAAGACCCCGCGACTGTGGCGCTCCCTGCTCACCTGCGCGGCCGCCCTCGCCGGCCCGGCCGCGCGGATCACCGGCCCGGCCGGCGAGACCCTGCTGAGCACCGACGCCGGCGTCGACGACGCGCTGTCCGCGATCGTCGGCCGGCCCGTCATCCTGACCGACCGGCCGCCGGACGGGGCCGAGCTGGACCGGTCCAGACCCGACGAGGTCCTGGCGCAGGGCCTGGACGCCGAGGTGGCGGCCGATGTCGTCCGGTTCGGGTCGGCGTCCCCGCCCGGGACGTTCTTCGACTTCGCCCCCGTCCACCTGCTGACCACCGCCACCCTGGACCGGCTGGCGGCGCTGAGCCCGCGCGGCGTCGCCGAGGTGGAGCGCTACCGCCCCAACCTGGTGATCGACACCCCCGGTACGGGATTCGTCGAGCAGCAGTGGGTCGGCCGGGAGCTGCGGATCGGCGACCGGCTCGTCCTGCGGGTGGTGGCCTCGACACCCCGCTGCGCGGTGCCGACCCTCGCGCACGGCGACCTGCCCCGGGACGCCGACGCCCTGCGGACCCCGGCCGTGCACAACCGCGTCCCGGCCCTGCCCGGACGGCCCCCGGAACCGTGCGTCGGGGTGTACGCCCAGGTGCTGCGGCCCGGTCCGGTCCGGGAGGGGGACACCGTCCGGTTCTGA
- a CDS encoding aldo/keto reductase yields the protein MTNETITAAASGAWELGDLTVNRIGFGAMRLTQTGAAFDPRAAPSDRGRAVGLLRRAVELGVNHIDTAAFYFSSLRSANELINSALGPYPDDLVITTKVGPARGPAGDWAQHAATPAELRGQVEENLRQLGRDHLDVVNLRILGTASIAERFGALADLRDAGLIRHLGLSNIQPEHLAEAQAIAPVVCVQNLYGIGMRPEHDDFLRTCGEQGVAFVPFYSIAAAGREGGATGTEAEEVLAVARAHDATPAQIRLAWTLHQGPHVLAIPGTGDPEHLAANVAAGALRLTTDELARLDALHRRGA from the coding sequence ATGACCAACGAGACCATCACCGCGGCTGCCTCGGGCGCCTGGGAACTCGGCGACCTGACGGTCAACCGGATCGGCTTCGGCGCGATGCGCCTGACCCAGACCGGCGCGGCCTTCGACCCCCGCGCCGCGCCCAGCGACCGCGGCCGGGCCGTCGGCCTGCTGCGCCGCGCCGTCGAACTCGGCGTCAACCACATCGACACCGCCGCCTTCTACTTCTCATCGCTGCGCTCCGCCAACGAGCTGATCAACAGCGCGCTCGGCCCCTACCCGGACGACCTCGTCATCACCACCAAGGTCGGCCCCGCCCGCGGCCCCGCCGGCGACTGGGCCCAGCACGCCGCGACCCCCGCGGAGTTGCGCGGCCAGGTCGAGGAGAACCTGCGCCAGCTCGGCCGCGACCACCTCGACGTGGTCAACCTGCGCATCCTCGGCACCGCCTCGATCGCCGAGCGCTTCGGCGCCCTCGCCGACCTGCGCGACGCCGGACTGATCCGCCACCTGGGCCTGTCCAACATCCAGCCCGAACACCTCGCCGAGGCCCAGGCCATCGCCCCCGTGGTCTGCGTGCAGAACCTCTACGGCATCGGGATGCGGCCCGAGCACGACGACTTCCTGCGTACCTGCGGCGAGCAGGGCGTCGCGTTCGTGCCCTTCTACTCGATCGCCGCCGCCGGCCGGGAGGGCGGCGCCACCGGCACCGAGGCCGAGGAGGTGCTGGCCGTCGCGCGCGCCCACGACGCGACGCCCGCGCAGATCCGGCTGGCCTGGACGCTGCACCAGGGCCCGCACGTGCTGGCCATCCCGGGCACCGGCGACCCGGAACACCTGGCCGCCAACGTCGCCGCCGGCGCCCTGCGCCTGACCACGGACGAACTGGCCCGGCTGGACGCCCTGCACCGGCGCGGGGCGTGA
- a CDS encoding GNAT family N-acetyltransferase yields the protein MTLMIRDFSPADAEAAAASHCAGRPHLVLTAEVFAWLPGHLPAEQHYRTFVAEIDGRVVGSVRCGRVVDTSAEGIGYANGSVLPEFRRRGAFTALLATAERHLAEHGATEVHSWVDDEPQARAFAAGRGYREGRIAHFARRDLTAPLPPVPALPAGVELRTAADYRDDPYPLFVVEADAARDEPGEVDIDRADYQDWLDAVWSRPDLDRELTVVAVVDGAPVAFSAAQTDGGSRYWSAFTACRREFRGRGLAGLAKIHSLHLARAAGLTEAFTSNDATNAPMLAINERLGYQRCASERKFVKQLTV from the coding sequence ATGACTCTGATGATTCGTGACTTCAGCCCCGCCGACGCCGAGGCGGCCGCCGCCTCCCACTGCGCCGGTCGCCCCCACCTGGTCCTCACCGCCGAGGTGTTCGCCTGGCTGCCCGGGCACCTGCCGGCGGAACAGCACTACCGCACCTTCGTGGCCGAGATCGACGGCCGGGTGGTCGGCAGCGTCCGCTGCGGGCGGGTCGTCGACACCAGCGCGGAGGGCATCGGGTACGCCAACGGCAGCGTGCTCCCCGAGTTCCGCCGCCGGGGCGCCTTCACCGCCCTGCTGGCCACCGCCGAGCGGCACCTCGCCGAGCACGGCGCGACCGAGGTGCACAGCTGGGTCGACGACGAGCCGCAGGCCCGCGCCTTCGCCGCCGGGCGCGGCTACCGGGAGGGCAGGATCGCCCACTTCGCCCGCCGCGACCTCACCGCACCGCTGCCGCCGGTGCCGGCGCTCCCGGCCGGCGTCGAGCTGCGGACGGCCGCCGACTACCGCGACGACCCGTACCCGCTGTTCGTCGTGGAGGCGGACGCCGCGCGGGACGAACCCGGCGAGGTGGACATCGACCGGGCCGACTACCAGGACTGGCTGGACGCCGTCTGGTCCCGCCCCGACCTCGACCGCGAACTCACCGTGGTGGCCGTGGTCGACGGTGCCCCGGTGGCCTTCAGCGCGGCCCAGACCGACGGCGGGTCCCGCTACTGGTCGGCCTTCACCGCCTGCCGCCGGGAGTTCCGCGGCCGCGGCCTGGCCGGCCTGGCCAAAATCCACTCCCTGCACCTGGCCCGGGCCGCGGGCCTGACCGAGGCGTTCACCAGCAACGACGCCACCAACGCCCCGATGCTCGCGATCAACGAGCGGCTCGGCTACCAACGCTGCGCGAGCGAACGCAAGTTCGTCAAGCAGCTGACGGTCTGA
- a CDS encoding DUF692 domain-containing protein gives MTTPATTLPRLGVGLGWRTEIDTVVERLPGLDWVEVVAENLCAGHLPESLRLLRERGVTVVPHGVSLGLGGADLPEPHRLARLAEAAQALGSPLVTEHLAFVRAGGLEAGHLLPVPRSRDSLRVIAENVRIAQEQLPVPLALENIAAQLAWPEDELTEAQFLAELVERTGVRLLIDVANLHTNRVNLGVDPAAELDRLPLEAIAYVHVAGGRLVDGIWHDTHAHPVTEPVLEVLAELCSRVSPPGVLLERDGNFPSPAELGGELDAIRRVLEGVPQHV, from the coding sequence ATGACCACCCCTGCAACGACCCTGCCCCGGCTCGGTGTCGGCCTCGGCTGGCGCACCGAGATCGACACCGTCGTGGAACGGCTGCCCGGCCTGGACTGGGTCGAGGTGGTCGCCGAGAACCTCTGCGCCGGCCACCTCCCCGAGTCGCTGCGGCTGCTGCGCGAGCGCGGCGTCACCGTCGTCCCGCACGGCGTCTCGCTCGGCCTCGGCGGCGCCGACCTGCCCGAGCCGCACCGGCTCGCCCGGCTCGCCGAGGCCGCCCAGGCCCTGGGGTCGCCGCTGGTCACCGAGCACCTGGCGTTCGTCCGGGCCGGCGGCCTGGAGGCCGGCCACCTGCTGCCGGTGCCGCGCTCGCGGGATTCGCTGCGGGTGATCGCCGAGAACGTCCGGATCGCCCAGGAACAGCTCCCGGTGCCGCTGGCGCTGGAGAACATCGCGGCCCAGCTGGCCTGGCCCGAGGACGAGCTGACCGAAGCGCAGTTCCTGGCGGAGCTGGTCGAGCGGACGGGCGTCCGGCTGCTGATCGACGTCGCCAACCTGCACACCAACCGGGTCAACCTCGGGGTCGACCCGGCCGCCGAGCTGGACCGGCTGCCGCTGGAGGCGATCGCCTACGTGCACGTGGCGGGCGGGCGGCTGGTCGACGGGATCTGGCACGACACCCACGCCCACCCCGTCACCGAGCCGGTGCTGGAGGTGCTCGCCGAGCTGTGCTCCCGGGTCTCGCCGCCCGGGGTGCTGCTGGAGCGGGACGGAAACTTCCCGTCGCCGGCCGAGCTGGGCGGCGAACTCGACGCGATCCGGCGGGTGCTGGAGGGGGTGCCGCAGCATGTCTGA